The region CCTCCAGATTAAACCGTTCATGGCCATCGTCGTAGCGGACGAACATGTGGAACTCGCCGACGTTAGGACAGGGGATGCCGACTGCGTAAAGCGGCAGTCCTAATCGTTCTCCCAGGGCGAGGCAGAGGAGGCTGAAGCCAAAACAGTTTGTCCTTTTATTCTCCAGTATATATGGAAGAGATACTATCTTTTCTTCGAGCCTTCCGCTCTGGTAGCTAAAACCTGAATATGTTATTCTGTCCAGCATGCAGCCGATCAGTGTCTTGGCGTCGTTTCTGCTCCATTTCTTCATATCCTTTCTGATATCACTGGCAATGGCCTCTAGCCGGCTGATTATTTGAGCCTTGTTGATGTTCTCGCCGAACAATTGAGGATAGACCTCCATATCGTAGCCGAGGAGGTTTGCAGCCAGGTCCAACCGGTCATCGTATCGGTAATGAATTAAGTCCTTACTCCGGGAGGAAGATGGGGGAGTAAATACGATAGGGTCATTGGTTTGGCTCCTTCTTGATGCTTTGGCCGGCTCGGGAGCGGAAAAATCTTTTGTCTCTACCCTGTCCTGCAATGCCTTGGGAATAGTGGCGGGGTTATCCGTGAAACAGATAATGCCATTTTCATCGACGTATTTGTAGGTAGCGCCGGCTGCCGGAACCACATGGCCCAGCAAAATTATGATAAGAGCGAGGACAGCGCTTATATGACTATCTGGCCGTTTTGTTTTCATCTCTGTTTTGATTCGTATCGGTAGGTAAAGATTTTTTGTGAAACACACATACCGACAGATCGGCACAAAGAATAACGAAAATGTCATTCCTGCGAAAGCAGGAATCCAGCAACTAAAAGACTGGATTCCGTGTCAAGCACGGAATGACAGATAAAAGGTATTTTCAGGTGAAGAATTGGTATAATGATTTATGGATTTAAAAAACCTTATAGCCTTATCAGTTATCATCTTTTGGCCGGTGATCCCGCTCTTCTGGATTCCGGTCCATCTCATGACAGGTCTTTTCAAAAGGCTGGGCCTGGCGACTCTAATCTTTCCGATCATCTTCTGGCTGCCCCTGGCCTACAGCCTTTATGTCATAAAGGAACACCTCCTTTTTTACAAAATTACGATTCCAGCGTTCTTAACTTATCCGGGCTGGGCCTTGTTTATCTCCGGACTGGCCCTCCACATCCTGACCGGCATATACCTGAGGTTCGGACTCATTGGCATCCCGGAGTTTTCAGACAAGGTGAAGATGCACCTGGTGAAAAAGGGCCCCTTCGCCGTAGTGAGGCATCCTACATATCTGGCGCATAGCATGATTTTCCTCGGGGCCTTCCTGATCACAGGTATCTTGACCGTGGGTTTGATAGCCATCCTGGATTTCTTTACGGTTCATGTGATCATCATCCCATTCGAAGAAAGAGAATTACAGAGGCGCTTCGGCGATGAATATATGGAGTACAAGAGAAGGGTACCCAAATTTTTCCCGAAGTTTATGCGGCATTTTTGCATTTGACCTGACCTTTCTCACCTCTTTGTCTTACCTTATCAGTTTTTAGTTTAGAGACAGACCGACTTATTCTCCCAGAAATAGTTGACAAATAGCCCTGTTCTCACATAGTATTTTTATGTTTCGTAAGATAACATAAAAGCAGTGTTAGCCGGGGAATATGAACTATGTCGAATAAAAAAGAAGCATTCAGTTTTCTATGCTCGTTAGAAGATTTTCTGAATAAATGCATTCCTGGGCCTTCGGTTATTTCGAAAGAA is a window of Thermodesulfobacteriota bacterium DNA encoding:
- a CDS encoding DUF4124 domain-containing protein, with translation MKTKRPDSHISAVLALIIILLGHVVPAAGATYKYVDENGIICFTDNPATIPKALQDRVETKDFSAPEPAKASRRSQTNDPIVFTPPSSSRSKDLIHYRYDDRLDLAANLLGYDMEVYPQLFGENINKAQIISRLEAIASDIRKDMKKWSRNDAKTLIGCMLDRITYSGFSYQSGRLEEKIVSLPYILENKRTNCFGFSLLCLALGERLGLPLYAVGIPCPNVGEFHMFVRYDDGHERFNLEATNRWRGLRYGDSKYVRKWGAWESPYFFKNLSKQELVGDYLYYLYYLSERHKRWELADECAKKGRELAPESWWTNYMMALTSLRQGNIHQAGKCAQKMLEVGYMAPPELLKQLNIEYPNNRWVK
- a CDS encoding isoprenylcysteine carboxylmethyltransferase family protein, which produces MDLKNLIALSVIIFWPVIPLFWIPVHLMTGLFKRLGLATLIFPIIFWLPLAYSLYVIKEHLLFYKITIPAFLTYPGWALFISGLALHILTGIYLRFGLIGIPEFSDKVKMHLVKKGPFAVVRHPTYLAHSMIFLGAFLITGILTVGLIAILDFFTVHVIIIPFEERELQRRFGDEYMEYKRRVPKFFPKFMRHFCI